GCTGAAGCCACGGTTCCGCACCGGCCCGTCGATCGTCTCCCGTGTCTCCATCCAACAGCTTCATCATCCGGCCGGTGCTCACCACGGTGTGCAGCCTGATCATCGTGATCGCCGGACTGATCTCCATCCCGGTGCTGCCGATCGAGAACCTGCCGGACATCGCGCCGCCCACGGTGAACGTGAGCTCCCTCTATTCGGGGGCCGATGCCATCACCGTGGAGCAGGGGGTGACGAATGTGCTGGAGCAGCAGATCAATGGGGTGGAGAACATGGACTTCATCACCTCCAGCAGTTCCGCCGATGGTCGTAGTGAAATCACGGTGTCCTTCGCCAGCGGCACCAACGGCGATATCAACCAGGTGAATGTCCAGAACAGGGTGGCTCTGGCCAACCCCTCCTTGCCCGATGAGGTGCGTCAATCCGGTGTGGTTGTCAACAAAGCCTCCAACCAGATTCTGCTGGTCTACAACTTCGTCAGCGAAGACCCGGACACCATCAGCTACTCGGCCGAAACGATCAGCGGCCTGTTGGATCAGAACCTCACCGAACCCATCGGCCGTGTTCCCGGCGTGGGGGAACTGCTCTATTTCGGTGAACGCAGACTGGCCTTCAGGCTCTGGCTCGACCCCGACAAGCTGGCGGCCTTCGGACTCACCTCCAACGACGTGGTGGCGGCCCTGAGCAGCCAGAACCGCCTCGTACCCGCAGGCCAGGTGGGTGGTGAGCCGGCCCCGGCGGGTCAGCAGTTCACCTTCACCGTGCAGCTGCAAGGGCGCCTGCTCAGTGTGGAAGAGTTCAACAATCTGATCATCCGCACCACGCCGGAGGGGAGCATCGTGCGCCTGCGGGATGTGGGCGAAGCCAGCCTCGGTGGTGAGAACTATGCCCTGCAGGCCACCGACATCCGCAGTGTGCCGTCGGTGGGCATGGCGGTGTATCAGCTCGGCGGCACCAATGCGCTGGAAACCTCCAAGGGCATCAAGGCGGTGCTCGACGACTTCGAGGCCACCATGCCGGTGGGCCTGAAGATGGAGAAGATCTACGACAGCACCGACTTCATCAATGCCTCGATCCAGGGGGTGGTGAGCTCCCTGCGGGATGCGGTGATGCTGGTGGTGCTCATCCTGTTTCTCTTTCTACAGGACTGGAAAGCCACCCTGGTGCCCGGCATCGCCATCCCCGTGGCCCTGATCGGCACCTTCGCCCTGGTGAATGCCTTCGGCTTCTCCCTCAATCAGCTCACCCTCTTCGGTCTGATCCTCGCCACCGGCCTGGTGGTGGACGATGCCATCACGGTGATCGAGGACACGTCCACCAAGAAGGCCGAAGGCCGCTCGGCCGTCGAGGCCGCCAAGGGCACCATGGATGAACTGTTCAGCGCCGTGATCGCCACCTCGATCGTGCTGTTCGCCGTGTTCCTGCCGGTGCTGTTCTTCCCCGGGGCCACCGGCTCGATTTACCAGCAGTTCGCCGCCACGATCATCTTTTCGGTGGCCATCTCCACCTTCAACGCCCTCACCTTCTCCCCGATGCTGGCGGCCCTGCTGCTGGCTCAGGAGGGGGAACCCCCGGGCCAGCGCACCTACGCCATCGCCGGTGGATCGATCGGTTTCGTCTATGGCCTGCTCTCCGGGGGCTCCGGTGCCTTGGCCGCCCTCGGCGCTCTCGTGGCGGGGTTGGCGGTGGGCTACGGGGCGAAGTTGGCCACCGGTCTGCCCTTGCGCCTGCCCTTCGTGATCGGCGGTGCGGTCAGCGGCCTTCTCTTCGCGGGCGTCGGAAGGCCCATCGCCGTGCTGCTGTTCACGGCGCTCGGAATCGCCGCCGGCTGGTTCACCCCTGCCATCTTTCGCCGTTTCAATCGGGTCTACGCCGGTTTGGAGGGGCGCTACCACGGCCTGCTGGAGTGGGTGCTGGGGCGTCGACGGCTGGTGATGGCCGTGCTGGCTGGCGGCATCGTGCTCACCGGGTTCGCCTTCACCGCCATTCCCGGCGGCTTCGTGCCCGTGGAGGACCAGGGCTACGCCGTGGGCATCCTGCAGGCGCCGGATGGCGGCTCGATTCAGGTGACCGCGGCGATCAACCGCAAGGTGAGCGCCATCCTGCGGGAGGAGAAGGACATCACCTCGGCCGCGATCTTCAGCGGCGCCAGCCTGGAGGGGAACGCCCCCAACAACGGCCTCTTCTTCTTCGGCACCCGCAACTGGTCGGAGCGCCCCAGCGCCGACCAGTCGGTGGGGGCGATCGTGGAGCGCCTCAACCGCCGTTTCGCCGCGGAGATCCAGGAGGCCCGCGTGGTGGTGGTGGAGCCTCCCGCGATTCCGGGCTATGGCACCTCGGGTGGCTTCGAGTTTCAGGTTCTCGACCGGAGCGGCGGCAGCCTCGATCTGCCGGCGTTTTCGGAGGCGGCCGGCCGAATCATCCAGGCGGCCAACGCCGATCCCACCTTCAGCCGCACGCCGCCGGTGCGCACCCAGTTCTCCCCCGCCGCACCTCAGCTGGCCATCGACGTGGACCGTGACCGGCTGGCCTCGCTGGGGGTGGACTTCGGCGAGGCCATGCGCTCCTTCAGCGTCAACTTCGGCGGTCTCTATGTGAACGACACCTTCCAGGAGGGCAGGGTGCGGCGTGTCTTCGTGCAGGCCAGCGACGTCAGCCGGGCCACGCCGGAGCGGCTCAAGGCCCTCTACGTGCGCAACGCCGACGGGGAGCAGATCCCCCTCTCCGAGTTCTTCACCGTGCGGGCGAGTGAAGGGCCCTCCGTGGTGCCCCACTTCAATCTCTACCGCTCGATCAAGGTGGATGGCCAGGCCGCGGCGGGCAAGAGCTCCGGCCAGGCGATCAACACCATGCGCGACATCTTCAAGGTCCAGTCGATTCCCGGTCTTGGTTTCGACTGGACCGGCATCTCCAGGGAGGAGGTGAAGGCCGGCTCCCTGGCCGTGGTGATCTTCGCCCTGGGCATCCTGGTGGTGTACCTGGTGCTGGCGGCCCAGTACGAGAGCTACGCCGATCCCCTGATCATCCTGATGACGGTGCCCACCGCCATGCTGGGGGCGCTGGCGTTCCTGGCGATCCGCGGCGAGGTGCTCAACATCTACGCCCAGGTGGGCCTGGTGATGCTGATCGGCCTGGCGGCCAAGAACGGCATCCTGATCGTGGACCTGGCCAACCAGCGCATGGCGGCGGGGGCCCGGGCGATCGAGGCGGCCCGCGAGGCGGCCCGCTCCCGCCTGCGGCCGATCATCATGACG
This sequence is a window from Cyanobium sp. PCC 7001. Protein-coding genes within it:
- a CDS encoding efflux RND transporter permease subunit codes for the protein MSPSNSFIIRPVLTTVCSLIIVIAGLISIPVLPIENLPDIAPPTVNVSSLYSGADAITVEQGVTNVLEQQINGVENMDFITSSSSADGRSEITVSFASGTNGDINQVNVQNRVALANPSLPDEVRQSGVVVNKASNQILLVYNFVSEDPDTISYSAETISGLLDQNLTEPIGRVPGVGELLYFGERRLAFRLWLDPDKLAAFGLTSNDVVAALSSQNRLVPAGQVGGEPAPAGQQFTFTVQLQGRLLSVEEFNNLIIRTTPEGSIVRLRDVGEASLGGENYALQATDIRSVPSVGMAVYQLGGTNALETSKGIKAVLDDFEATMPVGLKMEKIYDSTDFINASIQGVVSSLRDAVMLVVLILFLFLQDWKATLVPGIAIPVALIGTFALVNAFGFSLNQLTLFGLILATGLVVDDAITVIEDTSTKKAEGRSAVEAAKGTMDELFSAVIATSIVLFAVFLPVLFFPGATGSIYQQFAATIIFSVAISTFNALTFSPMLAALLLAQEGEPPGQRTYAIAGGSIGFVYGLLSGGSGALAALGALVAGLAVGYGAKLATGLPLRLPFVIGGAVSGLLFAGVGRPIAVLLFTALGIAAGWFTPAIFRRFNRVYAGLEGRYHGLLEWVLGRRRLVMAVLAGGIVLTGFAFTAIPGGFVPVEDQGYAVGILQAPDGGSIQVTAAINRKVSAILREEKDITSAAIFSGASLEGNAPNNGLFFFGTRNWSERPSADQSVGAIVERLNRRFAAEIQEARVVVVEPPAIPGYGTSGGFEFQVLDRSGGSLDLPAFSEAAGRIIQAANADPTFSRTPPVRTQFSPAAPQLAIDVDRDRLASLGVDFGEAMRSFSVNFGGLYVNDTFQEGRVRRVFVQASDVSRATPERLKALYVRNADGEQIPLSEFFTVRASEGPSVVPHFNLYRSIKVDGQAAAGKSSGQAINTMRDIFKVQSIPGLGFDWTGISREEVKAGSLAVVIFALGILVVYLVLAAQYESYADPLIILMTVPTAMLGALAFLAIRGEVLNIYAQVGLVMLIGLAAKNGILIVDLANQRMAAGARAIEAAREAARSRLRPIIMTAISSLFGFLPLVLASGAGARSQASLGTVVFGGLLIATVLSLLVVPVFYVVVKSLLRDDAEGREPAPGAASGP